CTCCGGCGGCCTCGCCGGACTCGTGGGCGCCATCGGCGTACTGAGCTTCCCCTACCGCTTCGTGGACGGCTCGCTCACCGCCCCCGGCTACACCTGGACGGGCCTCACGGCGGCCCTGCTCGCCGCCGCGGCTCCGCTGGGCACGGTGGTCGCCGCGTTGTTCTTCGCCGTCCTCCAGGTCGGCGGGCTGGCGATGGAGCGCACCACCGAGGTGCCGCGCGAACTGACCCAGGTGCTCCAGGCCATCGTGATCGTGTTCCTCGCGGCCCGGCTGCGCTTCCCCAGCCGCTGGTTCGGCCGTCGCACCCGGGAAAGCGAGGCGGTGTGATGTTCCTCGACTCCGATCTCCTCATGTCGGCGCTGCGCGCCCTCACCCCGATCCTGCTGGCGGCCCTCGGCGGCGCCCTGTGCGAGCGCGCCGGGGTCTTCAACATCGGCCTCGAGGGCATGATGCTGATGGGCTGCTTCACCTCCGTGGCGACCAGCTGGTTCACCGGCAGCCCCTGGCTCGGCGTCCTGGCGGCGGCCCTCGCGGCGGCCGCGTACTCGCTGATCCTGGCCGTGGGGGCGGTCACCCTGCGCGGGGACGCGGTGGTCCTCGGCATCGCCATGAACCTGCTGGCGGTCGGCCTGACCAGCTTCCTGCTGCGCACGGTCTTCGGCGTGCAGGGCACCTTCGACGATCCGTCCCTCGCCGGGCTGCCGCTGATCGGTGGCTTCACCCCGCTCGCGTACCTGTCGTGGGCGGCGGTCGCGGTCGCCGCCCTGCTGCTGTCGCGGCATGTGTGGGGGCTCCGGCTGCGCGGGGTCGGCGAGGCGCCCGACGCGGCGGCCACCCTCGGGGTGAGCCCGGCGAAGTACCAGTACGGCGCGATCCTGCTGTCGGGAGTGCTGTGCGGACTCGCGGGCGCCCAGCTCGCCCTCGGCAACGTCACGTTGTTCACGGAGAACATGACGGCGGGGCGTGGTTGGATCGCTGTCGTGGCCGTCATGCTGGGCCGCGCCGCGCCCCTGGGCGTCCTGCTCGCCGCGCTGCTGTTCGGGCTCGCCGAAGCGGCCGGGTTCCGCCTCCAGGGTCTCGGCCTGCCGCAGCAGGCGACCGACGCCGCGCCCTACGTCGTCACGCTCGGCGCCCTGTTCCTCACGACGGCCCGCCGCCGTCGCCGCCCCCGTACCACCGGAGCCGTCCAATGACGCAGGACCTGCTGCCCGTCACCCGCATCCCGCGCACCGGTCTCCCGGCGCACGCCGTGGTCGTCGGCGACCCGGCCCGCGCCGCGGCCGTCGCCGCGCTCCTCGACGGCGCCGAGGAGGTCTCGTACCACCGCGAGTACCGGGTGTTCAGCGGAAGCTGGAAGGGCGTGCCGGTCGTCGTCGCCTCGCACGGGGTGGGTGCGCCGGGCGCGATCCTGCTCTTCCAGGAGCTGGCGGACGCGGGCGTGCGCACCTTCCTGCGGTTCGGCACCGCGGGCGCGATGAAGCCGGGTATCGGGGACGGCGACCTGGTCATCGCGGAGGCGGCCGTCCGCGACGACGGCGTCACCCATCAGCTGCTGCCCCCGGAGTACCCGGCGGTGTCCGCGCCCGAGGCGGTCCTCGCCCTCCAGCGCGCGGCCCGCCAGGCCGGCGCCCCGCACCACCGGGGCGTCGTGTGGACCCGGGCGGCCTTCCAGCCGGGTCTGCTCCCGCTCTTCTCCTACGCCGGCGCCGGGCTCGCCGCCATCGAGATGGAACTGTCCGCGCTGCTGGTCACGGCCTCGCTGCGCGGCCTGGTCGCGGGCGGTGTGCTGGTGATCGACGGGGCGAACGCCGACGAGCTGGTCGACGAGCAGACGACCGGTGGCTACGACCCGCACCGGGAGGTCGTCGCGGCCGGCGTCGAGCGGGGCGCGGTGGTGTCCCTGGACGCGCTGCGGCTGCTGGCGGAAGGTGAGCAGGCGTGAGCATCGACCTGCTGGTGCACGGCGGCGAGGTCCTGACGATGGACGACGCCGGAACCGTCGTACGGGACGGGGCGGTCGCGGTCCATGAGGGCGGCATCCTCGCCATAGGGCCGGCCCGCGAGCTGCGCGAGCGCTACACCGCCGCCGAGGAGATCGACGCCGCCGGCTGTCTCGTCCTCCCCGGGCTGATCAACACGCACACCCACCTCGCGATGACCCTGCTGCGCGGCCGCGCCGACGACGTCACCCTCCAGGGATTCCTGGAGCGGGTCCTGAAGTGGGAGGCGGAACTGCTGGCGCCGGAGAACGTGGCGGCGGCGGTGCGGCTGGCGGTCGCGGAGAGCCTGCGGGCCGGGGTGACCTCGGCGCTGGACATGTACTGGTTCCACGAGGCGGCCGAGCGGGCGGCCCACGAGACGGGCTGGCGGCTGCACACCGGGCCCACCTTCATGGACGTGCCCGGGCCACCGGACGGCATCACGTACGAGGAGCGGCTCGGGTGGGCGCGACGCGACCTCGAGGCACGCGGGCCCGCCCGGCCCGGACACCGGCCGGTCGTCTTCGCGCACTCGACGTACACCCTCTCCCCCGGGCAGCTCACCGAAGTCTTCGCGCTGGCCCGGGAGTTCGGGGCGCTGGTGCACATCCACGCGGCCGAGAACGCCACCGAGGTCGCCACCGTCGAGGTGCAGCACGGGAAGCGGCCGGTGGAGCTGCTGGACTCCCTCGGGCTGCTCGGCCCCGATGTGCTGCTCGCGCACGCCGTCGACCTCACCGGGCCCGAGATCGCGGCGCTGGCCCGCACCCGCACCGCCGTCGCCCACTGTCCGGTGTCGAACCTGAAGCTGGGCTGCGGCATCGCACCCGTGCCGCGGCTGCTGAGCGCGGGCGTGACGGTGGGGCTGGGCACGGACGGCGCCGTCAGCTCCAACTCGCTGGACGTGCTGGGGGCCGTACGGCAGGCGGCGCTGGTGCACAAGGCGGCGGGCGATCCGACGGCGGTCGGCGCCGAGCAGGCCGTACGGATGGCGACGATCGAGGGCGCGCGGGCGCTCGGGCTCGGCGAGCAGCTCGGTTCGCTGGAGGCGGGCAAGCGGGCCGACCTGATCGTCCTCGACCTGGACGCACCGCATCTGCGGCCGCGCCACGACCCGTGGTCGACGCTGGCGTACGCGGCGCACCCGTCGGACGTGCGGGACACCGTCGTCGACGGACGGGTGCTGATGCGCGATCGTGGGCTCACCACGGTCGACGAGCGGGCGGTGATCGCAGATCTGGAGGCACTGCTCTGATCTGCCCTCATAATGGCGCTGAGACATCCGATGTCTGGATCCGATGTCTGGATCCGATGTCTGGGCGATGAACGACAGGGAGGCCGGTCATGGCAGTCACCGACGAGGCGATCGAGAAGATCAAGGGCATGATCGTCTCGGGTGCGCTGCGCCCCGGGGACCGGCTCCCCAAGGAGAGCGAGCTGGCCGCCGATCTGGGTCTGTCCCGCAACTCCCTGCGGGAGGCGGTGCGCGCCCTGTCGCTGATCCGGATCCTGGACGTGCGGCAGGGCGACGGCACCTATGTCACCAGCCTCGATCCGCAACTGCTCCTCGAGGCGCTGAGTTTCGTCGTCGACTTCCACCGCGACGACACGGTCCTGGAGTTCCTCGCCGTGCGCCGCATCCTGGAGCCGGCCGCCACCGCGATGGCCGCCCTGCGGATCAGCGAGCAGCAACTGGACGCGCTCGACGCCCAGTTGGACAAGCTCGGGGCGGAGCCCTCGGTGGAGGAACTGGTCGCCGGCGACCTGGAGTTCCACCGGGGCATCGTGCAGAGCGCCGGCAACTCGGTGCTGTGCTCGCTGCTCGACGGACTGTCCGGGCCCACCACCCGGGCCCGCATCTGGCGCGGCCTGACGCAGGAGGACGCGGTCACCGGCACGCTGCGCGAGCACCGGGCGATCCTGGCGGCCCTGCGCGACCGGGACGCGGAGGCGGCGCGGTCGTGGGCGACGGTGCACATCGCGAGCGTGGAGCAGTGGCTGCGCTCGACGCTGTGAGTCCGCGGCGCGCACCCACCCTGTGCGCCGCCTGTGAGTCGATGCCGTGAGTCGGGTCCGGCAGGGGGTGTTCGGGGGTGGCGAACGGGGCAGTGATCCGTTCACTCCCCCGTGCAAGGGGGCTGCGAGCGCCCCCGCGGAACGCCGTAAGGTTGGGTGGTCAAGCGAGGGCACGTCGGAAGGAGGCGCTGGGTGATCGAGCTCGAGGGGGTTCCCGAGCTGATCGACCCGGTCATGGTGGCCGCGTTCGAGGGCTGGAACGATGCCGGCGACGCCGCCTCCACCGCGGTCGGGCACCTGGAGCGGGAGTGGAAGGGCGAGGTGTTCGCGGCGCTGGACGCCGAGGACTACTACGACTTCCAGGTGAACCGCCCCACGGTGTGGATGGACGCCGGCGTGCGCAAGATCACGTGGCCGACGACAAGGTTGTCGGTCGTCCGGGTCGGCGGCGAGAAGCCACGCGACCTGGTGCTCGTCCGCGGCATCGAACCGTCCATGCGCTGGCGCTCGTTCTGCAACGAGCTGCTGGGCTTCGCGCACGAGTTGGGCGTGGAGCTGGTGGTCATCCTGGGCGCCCTGCTCGGTGACACCCCGCACACGCGTCCGGTTCCGATCAGCGGGACCACGTCCGACGCGGACCTGGCGCAGCGGATGGACCTGGAGGAGACCAAGTACGAGGGCCCCACGGGCATCGTCGGCGTCCTCCAGGAGGCGTGCACGCACGCGGGGGTGCCCGCGGTGAGCCTCTGGGCGGCCGTGCCGCACTACGTCTCGCAGCCGCCGAACCCGAAGGCGACGCTGGCCCTCCTCAACCGCCTGGAAGACCTGATCGACGTACGCATCCCCCTGGGCGAGCTGCCCGAGGACGCGCGTGCCTGGCAGGTGGGCGTGGACCAGCTGGCCGCCGAGGACACCGAGGTCGCCGAGTACGTGCAGACGCTGGAGGAGGCGCGGGACACCGCGGAGCTGCCGGAGGCGTCGGGCGAGGCGATCGCCCGCGAGTTCGAGCGCTATCTGCGGCGCCGGGACGGCGGCGGCCCGCCGGACCCCGGGGAGCGGACCCGGCCCCCGAAGCCGCCGAAGCCGAGCGGCGACGCCTCCGACGACAGCGATTCCTCGGAGGACTAGGACACCGGGCGGGACGGAGGACCGAGAGGGGCGGTGCGCATCTGCGCACCGCCCCTCGTCCTACCCGGTGTACGGGCGCCTTCGGCTACAGCGCCACGCCCAGCAGTGCGTCCACGGCGCGCGAGACGACACCGGGGGCGCCGATGTCCGTACCGCCGTGCTCCTGCTGGAGCGCGGCCCAGCGGTCGACGGCGGCGAGTGCGGCCGGGGCGTCGAGGTCGTTGCCGAGCGCCTCGCGGATCTCCTCGACGAGCGCCTCGGCGGGCGGCCCGTCGGGCC
The sequence above is a segment of the Streptomyces asoensis genome. Coding sequences within it:
- a CDS encoding PAC2 family protein — its product is MIELEGVPELIDPVMVAAFEGWNDAGDAASTAVGHLEREWKGEVFAALDAEDYYDFQVNRPTVWMDAGVRKITWPTTRLSVVRVGGEKPRDLVLVRGIEPSMRWRSFCNELLGFAHELGVELVVILGALLGDTPHTRPVPISGTTSDADLAQRMDLEETKYEGPTGIVGVLQEACTHAGVPAVSLWAAVPHYVSQPPNPKATLALLNRLEDLIDVRIPLGELPEDARAWQVGVDQLAAEDTEVAEYVQTLEEARDTAELPEASGEAIAREFERYLRRRDGGGPPDPGERTRPPKPPKPSGDASDDSDSSED
- a CDS encoding FadR/GntR family transcriptional regulator translates to MAVTDEAIEKIKGMIVSGALRPGDRLPKESELAADLGLSRNSLREAVRALSLIRILDVRQGDGTYVTSLDPQLLLEALSFVVDFHRDDTVLEFLAVRRILEPAATAMAALRISEQQLDALDAQLDKLGAEPSVEELVAGDLEFHRGIVQSAGNSVLCSLLDGLSGPTTRARIWRGLTQEDAVTGTLREHRAILAALRDRDAEAARSWATVHIASVEQWLRSTL
- a CDS encoding ABC transporter permease, which translates into the protein MFLDSDLLMSALRALTPILLAALGGALCERAGVFNIGLEGMMLMGCFTSVATSWFTGSPWLGVLAAALAAAAYSLILAVGAVTLRGDAVVLGIAMNLLAVGLTSFLLRTVFGVQGTFDDPSLAGLPLIGGFTPLAYLSWAAVAVAALLLSRHVWGLRLRGVGEAPDAAATLGVSPAKYQYGAILLSGVLCGLAGAQLALGNVTLFTENMTAGRGWIAVVAVMLGRAAPLGVLLAALLFGLAEAAGFRLQGLGLPQQATDAAPYVVTLGALFLTTARRRRRPRTTGAVQ
- a CDS encoding nucleoside phosphorylase, which encodes MTQDLLPVTRIPRTGLPAHAVVVGDPARAAAVAALLDGAEEVSYHREYRVFSGSWKGVPVVVASHGVGAPGAILLFQELADAGVRTFLRFGTAGAMKPGIGDGDLVIAEAAVRDDGVTHQLLPPEYPAVSAPEAVLALQRAARQAGAPHHRGVVWTRAAFQPGLLPLFSYAGAGLAAIEMELSALLVTASLRGLVAGGVLVIDGANADELVDEQTTGGYDPHREVVAAGVERGAVVSLDALRLLAEGEQA
- a CDS encoding amidohydrolase, which codes for MSIDLLVHGGEVLTMDDAGTVVRDGAVAVHEGGILAIGPARELRERYTAAEEIDAAGCLVLPGLINTHTHLAMTLLRGRADDVTLQGFLERVLKWEAELLAPENVAAAVRLAVAESLRAGVTSALDMYWFHEAAERAAHETGWRLHTGPTFMDVPGPPDGITYEERLGWARRDLEARGPARPGHRPVVFAHSTYTLSPGQLTEVFALAREFGALVHIHAAENATEVATVEVQHGKRPVELLDSLGLLGPDVLLAHAVDLTGPEIAALARTRTAVAHCPVSNLKLGCGIAPVPRLLSAGVTVGLGTDGAVSSNSLDVLGAVRQAALVHKAAGDPTAVGAEQAVRMATIEGARALGLGEQLGSLEAGKRADLIVLDLDAPHLRPRHDPWSTLAYAAHPSDVRDTVVDGRVLMRDRGLTTVDERAVIADLEALL